CGGTCATCGAAACCTTGTGGGCAAGGGGAAGGCAGCTGGAGTCCGGACTGCGAAGCATTATCGATGAGCTTTCGCTACATGACTATTTTACCATTTCCGGAAAACCCTGCTGCCTTGTATTTGGCACTAACGATGAGAACAAGCAGCCATCTCAGCCTTTCAGAACGCTGTTTATGCAGGAAGCGATCAAGCAGGGTCTTCTTCTTCCTTCTCTCATTGTCAGTTACGCGCATACGGAGAAGGATATCGAGCGCGCCATCGAGGGTATCGGAGAGGCGCTGGTCGTCTACAAAAAAGCGATCCATGAAGGCATTGACAAGTACCTCCACGGTAAATCGGTGCAGCCTGTGTTTCGGAAGTATAATTAATGCGTCATTAGTAAGGAAACATTGAGGCCATGACATGGTTCACACCTGCGGTGTTTGGAGGCCATGGATGTATCCTGCGGCGCGGTAAATAACCTTTTCATACATTCAAATGACGACGCGCCGCCCCGCTTACCACATTCCCAGTTGTCATCCCGACCAAATGAGTGCAACGAATGCGCGGAGGGATCTCCAGACGAATCAAACGGAAAAACTTTGCCACGCCCCCTCGACACCAATCCCGGCGTTGATCAGAATCTGGCCTCGGGATTATACTTTTATGCCAACACCTACCTCACGCTGAAGCGTGAGGCTATGACATGGTACACACCTACGGTGTTTGGTGGCCATGGATAATTTCCTGCGGCGCGGAAGAGAAACTTTTCATCCATTCAAATTTTGAGCGCGCCGCCCCGCTTACCACATTCCCGGTTGTCATCCCGACCAAATGAGTGCAACGAATGCGCGGAGGGATCTCCAATCGTATCAAACGGAAAGGCTTTACCACAATCCCTCGACACCAATCCCGGCGTTGATCAGAATCCGGCCTCGGGTTTAAAATGATTGCTCCATCTAACCCCGGGTTTCACCCGGGGCTATTGATATTCAACACCTACGGCGTTGGAACCCAGCCAGATTAAAGGCATAAGGGTCAGAACTGCAGATGCCGTAAGTATGATGTGTATATAGTTCTCTTTTTTCGGAAACTTCATTCATCACTAATCGTCCATCTCACATGTATCCCTCTCCGGTCTGGGTTATAAGAAGATATTTTCCTCTAAAAACGAATTTTAAGAAACCAACGGCCAGTTCCGGTCTTTATCAGATATCACCGCAGGCTCGGCGGGCCATTGAATGTTGTAGAAAGGGTCGTTCCAACGGATTCCGAGGCCTTTACCGGGGACGTGATGGTCCGACATCAGGTAGCTGACCTCCGAGTCGGGTTCAAGCGTCAGAAAACCATGTGCGAACCCTTTGGGAATGTAGATGCTTTTTCGGTTTTTGTCAGTCAATTCAACGCCAACCCATTGACCTGATGTGGGGGAGTCTTCCCTGAGGTCGATGATGACGTCAAAAATGGACCCCCGGATACACCGAACCAGTTTAGCCTCCTCATGGGGCGGATCCTGGTAGTGTATTCCCCTGAGTGTATGCTTTCTCTTATTTAAAGATAGGTTGGCCTGCACCGGGTTGAATGTAATTCCTTGTATCAAAAATTCATGAGTACAAAACGACCTGGCAAAAAAACCACGCTCATCATTAATTTCATCAAGTTCGATGAGATAGGAACCTTTCAGATCTGTTTCGTGAAACCTCACTTTTTTACCCAGAATAAATCAGAAGTCAGCTGCCGGGTTCCCAGCAGGAATTTCAGCTGTTTGATACGTGTATAAGGATTTGCCAGGAACTGTTTTTCATCCATGTCAATTCGCTCAAACAGTTCGCGCATCTCTCGCGCACCGGCCTCCGCGGTATAGTCACAAGAAAAGCCAGGCAGCAGAGAATTGATTTTATCGAACGAAACCCGGTAGCTTCGGTTGTCGCCGCCACTATCACCGAAGGTGGTTTTACACCCTGGGAATGCAGCGCCAACAATTTCTGCAATTTCCCTGACTCTGTAGTTTTCAACGGTATCCCCTACATTAAACACTTCGTTATGAATCGACTCAATCGGAGCTTCAAGTACGCATTTCACGGCCTTGCTGATATCCCGTATATGCACCAGCGGCCGCCAGGGCATACCGTCACTTATCATCTCGATAATTCCGCGGGTCCAGGCCAGGCCTGCCAGGTTGTTCAGTACAATATCGAACCGCATTCGGGGAGAGGCCCCGTACGCAGTAGAATTTCGCAAAAACGTGGGCGAAAACGTCTCATCGGCCAGCCTGGAAACCTCCTCTTCTACCAGCACTTTGCAGGTTGCATAGGTCGTTTGCGGATTGGTTTCCGACTCTTCCGTTTTGTATGAATCATTTCCTGCTCCGTACACGCTGCAGGAGGAAGCATAGACAAAGCGTTTGATCCCGGCCTCTTTGCACAATTTAGCGATATGGACGCTCCCCTTGTGATTAATATTGAAAGTAATCTCCTTATTTAGCTGCCCGAGAGGATCGTTTGAAAGCTCCGCAAGATGAACCACCGCATCAAACCCTTCAAGGTCGCCGGCCGTGATGGACCTCAAGTCTTTGTTGATATAGGACGGATAGAGCTGCTCCCCGTTATTGAACAGCCATCCCGCCCTGTAATACCCGGTATCCAGCCCTCTTACATTAAAGCCGTTTTCTATTAAATAGGGCCCCATCACTGACCCAATATATCCGTCCGTTCCTGTAACAAGTACATTCATATTCTGTTAATTCTGTTTGTTATACGCTCTCTTCCTATTGATAATAAAACTATTTATGATGTCGGCGTAATTATATTTTATTAATCGGAACCGCTCATTGAATTATGTTTGAACCAGGATCCGGCAAAGAACAGCTGTCAGGGTGACTAAAAACTCAATTCAGCTGCGGATCGTAACTCTTCTCAATTACCGATCGCGGGTTCTTCAGCTGACCTGCCGTCTTCATCCGGTTTCCCCTGAAAACCGGCCGGTTCTGGCCTGAGGTTTTTCGCAATTCCACATTCATTATTTTGAAAAGATGAAGTATGGCCCCCCTCAAAACATATTTCAGAAATGTTGAAGTGTTGAATGATAAATTCAGATCATCCAGAACCTGCAATTGCCTTTTAAACCGTTCAACAGACCGGTTCTCAAACAGATTGGCAGCCAACATGCTGTAAAATCTGTGGAAGTCAGCTTTCAGACACTTTTGATACTCTACCTCATTCAGGTAATAGGGCCCGTACTCGAGCGTGTTAAAGAGTTTTGCATGGATCCAGGTGAAATCCGTTTGACAAGCTGTGCTTGTTTGGCTGTTTTCGTGACGCCTCGTAAATGTGAGCACCTGATGTACAAAACCAAAGTCTGAATTTTTCAGCAGTTCAATACAGGCACCGGTATCGGTACCCTGATGTGATTCCACATACACTTTTTCCCTCTCCCGGATCAAATCACATCGCAGCAGCAGCGAGGTGGGGGCACCAAAATAGAAGGTGTTATCCAGAAAATAGCTTCTGCAGATCTCTTCTCCCGAAATGCAGTGGCTTGGATATGGAAGTCCGTCCAGCCCCACTCTCCGGTCATCCAGCCGGTACGCCCCCACGATTCCCACAGTCGGGTACTTCTCGTTCAGGGCAACCATCTTTGATATGCAGTCCGGGAAGAGCATGTCGTCTGCATGCACCACTTTGCAGTATTTGCTGTCTGGCGATATCTGATGAAAAGAATGATTGAAATTTTCCATCTGGGGCAGGAACTCCTCATTGTTGTGTATTCTGATACGGCTGTCCCGTTCCGCATACTCTTCCATAATCTCCAGGCTGCGGTCCGTGCTTTGGTTGTTCACCAGCACGTACTCCCAGTTCGAGTAGCTTTGTGCCAGCACGCTTTCAATACACTCTCTCAGATAGGTTTCTCCGTTATAAACGGGAGTCAACACGGAAACAAAGGGTTCCTCAACTGTTCTGTCTGCCTTCTCCATAACTACGTGTTTTAAATGCTATCAAATAAAAACCTTACTCTGCCGGTTTAAGCAAATCAATCTGCATCAGTGCCTCGGCCGCACGTGCAATGTTTCTGAAGCTCAACCCGGACTTCCGGGAAATATCCAGCAGAGAGTGTTCTCCATCTGAATAATTCAGGGTCCACAATACAGCCTCCTGATCAATGTTTGTTTTATTTTTCCCTCCGCTCAGGCTATAAAGGCCTCTCTTTCCCAAAAAGGGCTCACACCTGGGATTTTGATTCAGGTACGAGTCATTATGCTCAATGATGTATAGAATCTCCTCCAGCTTTGAGAGAGAGTCCGCAAGGGATTCGGGTCTCACAAAATCCGGATTATCGGCAGATGTGTGGTACTCGGGAAATTCTCCGTAGGGAGTGCGCATCAGCAATCCTACAGGCAAATTAAATCCCGGTGAACAGAACTGCCTTTCATCATACCCCACAGGTTCAAATTCACGAATTTCATAAGGCCCCTTCGTATCCGACAGTGCTTTTTCCACAATTCTGTCGATGTCAGCTTCTCCGGACCTGCTCTTTTTGAACGTCATGGAGCGGCCCGGATCCCCCAAACAGGATAAAATAAGACCATATTTGATTTTGTCAACCACCTTCTCATTTTTTGCCAGCCAGGTGATGGCCCCAATCGTTGCGGGAATAAAAAGAAAACGATAGGAATATCTCAATTGATATTGCTTTAACAGCTGTTCCGCCAGATGAACCGCAATACTGATTCCTGACAGGTTATCGTTGCACAGCGACGGATGGCAGGTGTGGGTGGAGATGAGAACCTCTTCCCGGGTCTCTCCCTCAATGAACAGCTCACCATAGGTAAGGCTTCCCTCTTTCAGTGAGGAATCGATGTAAACGTGATATGTATCCTCCTCAAGGGCTTTCAGCTGGTTATGTGTCATACAGAATCCCCAATGTTCACTGAAATAGGAGGTCTTGTGGGGTACCAGGCCGGGCTGTTCCGGCAGCGAGAAGAGATGCTTCTTCAACTCACTCAACGTTACCTTCTTATTCACCGGAATACTGTAGCTCATTACATGCAGGTTCAGATCTGCAAAGTCCACAATTTTCCGGCCTGCGGAGTCTTTAATCCATGCCTCGTTGATATTCCACTCTTTCGGAACCTGCCAGTCAAAAACCTTTTCTCCCGTGGGAATTTCAACCACCTCAAGGGGAATGCGGCTCCTGATAATTTCCAGGGTCTCTCTGACGCCGTTACCGGTAATGCTTCTGCAGATCGGATACATCTCCCCGATCAGCTGATGCATGCTTTTCCCGTAATCTCTGTTTCTGCTCATTTTATTGCAACGTTCTGATTCTCAGTATTGATGAATATTCTTTACATAAGATGCCGGTCAATCACTTGCGCATGTATTTACAAACCTGACAATTCATGCCAATTGGCTCTTTGATAAACTTTGGCATTTTCAATCCATTAACCCTAACCTTCCAGGGCCATCTCCCTGAAGTGGCGGTTGGTTTCTATCAGCTCCCTGTACGATCCGGCCTGCTCGATCCTGCCGTTCTCCATAAAGTAGATCACGTCGCAGTTCTGTACGGTGGTGAGGCGGTGGGCAATCATAATGATGGTCCGATCCCCCTTCAGGGCATCTATTGCTTCCGTAATATATTTTTCCGTGATGTTATCCAGCGCCGAAGTCGCTTCGTCCATTACCAGCACATCCGGATTGTGGTAGAGTGCGCGGGCAATGCCCACCCGCTGCCGCTGTCCGCCCGAGATCCGGGTCCCGTTTTCACCGATAATGGTATCCAGTCCCTCCGGCATTCGGCTCACCATCTCTTCAAGCTGAGCCAGCTTCACCGCTTCCATCACTTTTTCGTCGTCAATCTCCTTTTCAGGCAACCCGAAAGCGATATTGCTGCGCAGTGTCTCATCAGCCAGGTAGATGGACTGCGGGATGTAGCCGATATTTTTTTGCCAGGATGACACATCTTCCCGGATGTCCGTACCGTCCACCCGGATGGATCCTCTTCCCGGCTCAAGCAAGCCAAGCAGCAGATCCACCATCGTGGTTTTGCCGGCTCCGGATGCACCCACAAAAGCGACGGAAGCACCCTTTGGTATGGAAAGCGAAACGCCCTGTACCGACTGCTCATCGCTCTCCGGATAGCTGTACCAGACGTTCTGAATCTCAATCCTTTCGCGCAGTTCCAGCCTCTTATGACCCTTCCTCTCCATCTCCAGTTTTTGGCTGTACTCCTCCAGCTCCTTCAGGTCATTGTAGATGGGATCAACGGAGACCAGATTGTACTGCAAATTGGTGTATTGTGATCCTAAGAGCTGAATAGAGGGCATCAGCCGTACCGTGGCCATCGCAAAGAGGGTCAGTATCGGAATAATCAGCTCCATGGGGCGCCCCTGCCAGACCAGGATCACCGATATCAGAAGCATCCCCACAACGGCGGTTGTCTCGATGATCGGCTTTGGGATCTGCATGATGAACCGGAGGAGCGCCAATAGCCTGGTGCTTTTATCGGCTTCGGTACTGAACTTGTCGATAAACTCATCCTCCCGGTTCAGCACCCTTGCGTCCTTGATGCCGCCCAGACCCTGGTTCACCGCCTTGATCATCTTTTCGCGGCGGTTCAGCTCCTCTTCCCCGTACCGCTTCATTTTTTTCCGTATGGTGATAACAAAGGAGCCGATTCCCACACCGGCCAGCGCAATAATCAGCAGTGTGATCATCGGCTCAACCACAAAGAGGAACAGCAGGATGGAAACCGTCATCACCAATTCCCTGGCCATGCTTAAAATGTACGTGACCACGATATTGATCACCACATTCACCTCGTTGATGATGTTTCTGAGCAGTTCGGAAGTGTTACGCTGCAGGTGGAAGGTGTAGGGAGCCCGCATATAGGATTTCATCATGCGGCGGCTGATCGTATACCGCCGGCGGTAGATAAATCGCGCCTCAAAAAAGTTGAAGGAGATGATGTAAGCGCTTTTCAGGAGAAAAACCGCCACCAGGGCCAGCGACCCGCCGATCAGCAGCTCTCTTGCGGTTGAAATGCCGAATGCACTTAATACCGGCTGTATCCACTCCAGTTCCAGTATTCTCTCCGGACTGGCCACAATGGCTACAAACGCGGGAATCATGCCGATCCCGATTACCTCAAGCACTGCAGCGATCATCATCAGAAAGAAGAGGATCAGCAGCTTCACCGGGTCCTTCTTCGGAAGAATGTAGAGTAACTTTTTGAATGATTTCAGCAAAATGTGGTATTCGTTGAGTGAAAAATGGGTTTACACAACCTACTGCAGTCTGTAACGTCTCTTCAATATTTTACGAAATCTATCACCTTTCTCAGATAAACCGTAATTTGAATTTCTTAATCGTACTTTTTTTATAATCAATGTACGATGATGCCTACTGCTCGAATCCCGGATAAATTGAATTTGACCGGCAGGTTACAACATATATTTAACCTAATTGTAATCGTTTTTTTATCGTACCACATAATCACGGCCGGTTGATTAACCAATACTAATATAGTCTCAGAAAAATCTGAGTTAATTTTTATGTCTGAGTTGTGGATGAATCCCAAGTATGAACCATTTATATGTCATCAAAAGAAGCGATTTTCAAACTGATTAACCGGTCTTTTGATCAGGTATTTCTGATCTCGCTCAAAAAAAGCAATGACCGCAGGGAGAAACTTAAAGACATTTTAAACGGCCTTGATTATGAAATTTTCTGGGGGGTAAACGGGTCTGAACTGGATCTGAATGAGCTGGAGCTCTCGGGTAAACTTGACAACAGTGGGCGATATCAACAAAACAGACCGCCCCTCTCGAGCGGTGAGGTTGGGTGTGCACTGTCTCATCTGGGCATTTATCAAACCATCCTCGAACGCGGCCTGAAAAACGCACTGATTCTGGAAGACGACCTGGTCGTTGATCAATCCAACCCCGGGCTGCCAGGCACACTGGAGCAATCGTTTTCAGAGCTGCCCCCCGACTGGGATCTGCTCTACCTGGGATATGCCGATAATAACAACGCAATCAGTCCAGGCGGCCTGCTTAGAGCCTGGGCAATCTATCCGCTGCTCTATCTCTTCAACAGAGAACGGTTCAATCCCGCAAAGTTCAGACGGCGCTTCCCCAGAAATTACTCCCAAAACCTGCAGCGCGCAGGATATCACTACCGGACCCATGCATATGGTGTCTCAAACAACGGTGCCAAAAAAATTCTGGGTTTTCAGACCCCTGTAGCCTACGCATCAGACAATGCCATCTCGGAAATGTGTACCACAAAGGCCATCAATGCTTTTCGGGTAAAGAACAGGGTATTCTATCAAAACAGGGATCTGGAAACCACCATCAAGGGGCGGTACATTGATAAGGGCAAATCGCCTCATCGTCACTAATTGCGTTCCAACGTTCAAAATTGGGATTACCGGAAGCATCCTTTCACCGTCTGACAGAGATTGATCTGAACCTCTTCTTAGGACGTAAATCTGATTCTGGAGATGAAAAGTTTAAAGATCAGCAGGATGATCCGCAGCACTCATTTTTCAGATTGTCTGATAGTGGCCTTCAGCATCAGCCATCCAAATGCCGGGAGAGATGCTCATCGAAACCCGCTTTTTATCACTTCCTTCATCCTTCTCTCAACAAATGCGGTCACCAGCCACCCCAGCTCTGTAAAATTTCGAACAAGCGGCACGGCTTCAAAATAGAGCAGCATCTTATCTTTCATGCTCATTCCCTTTACGTCATTGTACAGGCTGTAGTTAAAAAACCCGAGGGTGCTTTTTAAACGCATCAGACGCGTAAATTCGTCATGGTTCTGCTCATGGAGCTCTCTGTAGCAGTTATAGGCGGCACGGCTGTTTACCTCGCCCTGCTGCATGCTGTTGATTCCCTCCGGGTGGATTCGGTACACGCCGAAATTTTCCCTGAAGTAGTAGGCCTTGTGGTCTTTGATCAGATGGTAGAAAAGGTGTATATCCCTGTAGTACCTGTATGTGGTTAGATCAAAACTGCGATACACATCTGTTCGGAACACTGCGGTCATCAATTTGGTCATCCAGGCCTGCTTCATCTCCTCCAGGGTGAATGTAAACCCTCCTTCGTTTCCGTTCAGAGATAAAATCGTTTCTTTACCGAATCTGTTATCCGGTACCATATAATTGATAAACCCGCCAAAACATGCAGAATAGTCAGGATGGGCTTCCAGAAACCTCACCTGCTTTTGCAGTTTCAGCGGATCGGTCCAGTAATCGTCACCTTCACAAAGTGCGATGTATGTTCCCCGGACTCTATCCAGGTTCAGTATTTCGGGATGATTCCCTAGCGAATATTGATTTTCTTCCTGATAAATCACCGAGATCAGGTTGGGGAACTCTGATTCATACTCGTACAGCTTCTGTGGTGTTTGATCGGATGAGGCGTCGTCGTGAATCAGTATTTCAACCCTGAACGTAGTTTCCTGGTTCAGAAACCCTTCAATGGCATCACGAATAAATTGCTCATGATTATAGGTAAGGCAGGCAATGCTCACCAGCGGCTCTGTTTCATCCGGCCACTGCTGGGTTCTCACGGCTATGGGTTCCTTTAATCTCATATTCCCAATAGGGCTTCCTCCATTTGCAGGTAGATAGTGCCGCTTTTTCGGCATCTGTCAGATTAACCTGTACTGCCCAAGCATTTCCTGAATGGTTTCTGTTGAATTGAACATCATGACATCCAGGATGGATAATCCCGGAATAAAATCATGGTTGAATTGTTCGTAGACCGGCAATTCGGGCATCAGGAACAAGAGTTCCACTCCCCTTTTGCCGAATTCCTTCCTGTTGTACAGTTTTTGGCCACCGGGCAAATTGATATACCGGCTCGCTTCCATGGCATTGCAAATTTCGTACAGCCGCTCTTTTCCGCCAAGCCCTTTTGCAGACTGAATATCGGACGACGTGATAATTTCTGTATCAATACCCAGGCGTTCACAAACTCTATCGAACGAAAATCTGATAAACCGGTAGAGATTATTTTCATTACAGCCGAAGATCTCCCGAATAAACGGAAATACAGAATCAAAGCAGGGTGCTTTTCGGTAGGCATACTCAAGCCGAGACAGTATGCCTTCCCTTTTTTGCCTAAAATCAGGTGCAACTTCCCGCTCCCGTACATCAAGAAAGTCTGAGTCGGATTTAACAGGAATGGTAAAATATTGTGTTTTGCCATCAATCAGGAATCTGTTTCTGTTGAACCAGGATTGCTTTGAGTATTGAACATCATCGTAGATCACAAAGCGTTCTGCAGCCTGCACCAGCTGAAAATAGCCCAGGTAAGGCAGGAAGTATGGCTGCATTACGGCAAGGCGGGTCATACGCTGCGAAGGGTTTTTTCAATGATGGCCACGATCAGATCCTGATTCTCCTTTGTGAGTGTATGATAGAGCGGAAGGCAAAGGATACGGCTTGCAATATCTTCTGAAACAGGAGCCGGGGCGTCAGAAACGTAGTCAAGCGTATTAAGACTCGGATAAAAATATCTTCTTGGTGATATGCCTGCACTCTCCAGTGTATTCTGAACCTTAAGCAGCTGCATTTCATTCTCAAAAAGTATCGGATAGTAAGCCGGTATCACGTAAGAATCCCGGAAAATTTTTTGGAAGCCTACATCTTGCACCGGATCCAGTACATGGCTGTAATAGCTGCACTGATTGCGGCGTATCTCCATTACTTCGTCAATATAGCGCAGATTGCACAAACCCATTGCAGCGTGCATTTCAGAATTCTTTCCATTAATACCCACTCCGCTGAATTTACCGAATCCGTCATGACCAAAATTTCGCATCAGCTCAATTCGGGCAGCCATCTCCGGGTTGTTTGTAAATATGGCGCCCCCTTCCACGGTTTGAAAAATCTTCGTAGCGTGGAAGCTGGTTACGCTCAGGTCCCCCCTTGCAAAAATCGATGTGCCTTTAAAGGTAGTTCCAAAGCAGTGAGCAGCGTCATAAATCACCTTCAGGCCATGTCTGTCAGAAATATCCTCAATGGTTTCAACATCACACGGATTTCCAAATACGTGCGTTGCAATGATTCCGGTAGTTAAAGGTGTGATGCTTTCCTCAATCTTATTCGCATCAACATTCAGCGTTTCCGCATCAATATCCACGAACACCGGCCTGCAATTCTCCCAAACAATGCTGCTTGTGGTTGCTACGTATGAAAACGGCGTTGTAATGATCTCGCCTTCCAGTTCAAGAGCCTGCATGGCTATCTGAAGTGCTATGGTCCCGTTGCTTACCAGCAATACATGATCGATTTCAAATCGATCAGCGAGTTTTTGTTCAAGCTCACGAACCAGTGGACCGTCATTTGTCAGCCTGTTTCTATCCCAGATGCTTTTTAAATGCTCTACATACTCCTCCAGTGGCGGCAGAAATGGTTCCGTAACTTGTATGGTATTTTTTTTCATTGAAGCCATTTAAAGAGCTCTATTGGCAAATGTAAGGGTGTATCCTGGTTTAGTCAGTTTAACGTCTGCTGTTTTGATTATTTGCGGAAGCATCTTTTTAAATGCTTACATTTTTATCCCTGGGTTGAACTTGCAACCTGCCGCTGTTTCATTTGTTTGCAGTGTAAGATATCAACTGCATTTACCGGCGACCGGCAAGTTGTCAGGCTAAGTCAGCCAGGTCCCGGCACACTTTTTCGGTTAGTCCGTAGTTCCCGGATAAACCAAGCAGGGAAAGATCAAGCCATTTTTCTCTGCCCCTGATATCATGAATACGATAAGGATACGTCTATGCCCCGATTGTTTCAAATTGAGATCAGACGATTGCAAACCCCACCAAGGGATGATCAAAATTGAAGTGAGAGAGTGAAAACCGCACCCTGTGCCACCCCCAGCGTATTCCACTGCATATCCACCCAAAGCGGCTCGCCCCTTCCCAGCATGGCATCATACACCAGCTCCTTTGTTGCACCCACTAAAAGAGTAAGAAGTGCCGCCTTCCACTTCGACTCCAGGACCATGTAGCTGCCCATATAGGTGATGGTACTCAGCATGTAATGGCTCTTTTTATAGTTCTCCATGTCAGCCCGAATCACCAGGATCGTGGGCGAAAGCGTAGCAAGTTGCGCGGCCTCCCTGAGCTGGGCCTGCGAGGCTGAACTGAGGCCCAGTAGCATAATAATGGTTAAGAGGGTTTTTTTCATTGCATATGATTTGATTGACCGGTGACGGGTGACCGTAGACCGGTTTTATATTTTCACCGCAGAGGCGCGGAGAGCGCAAAGATTTTGATAATTTTATCGCGCTACATTAACACGTAAACACAATTACACTTTAACACTTTTCCTTACCTCTTCGAGGTCCGATTCTACCATCTCCTTAACCAGGGCTTCGAAGTCGTAATCAAAATCCCAGCCCAGCTTCTCTTTTGCCTTGGCGGGGTCGCCGATAAGCAGATCCACTTCGGTTGGGCGGAAATATTGCGGATCCACCTCCACAATCACCTTGCCAGTGGCTTTGTTGATTCCTTTTTCGTCCACGCCCTCGCCTTTCCACTCAATCTCGATGCCTGCGTGTTTGAAAGCCAAATCGCACATCTTACGGACGGTGTGAGTCTCACCGGTAGCCAATACAAAATCATCCGGCTCTTCCTGCTGCATCATCAGCCACATGCCCTTCACATAGTCTTTGGCATGACCCCAGTCGCGCTTGGCGTTCAGGTTGCCCAGGAACAGTTTCTCCTGCTGACCCTCCGCTATTCGCGCGGCCGCGCGGGTAATTTTCCGCGTTACAAACGTCTCTCCTCTGCGAGGAGATTCATGGTTAAACAGAATCCCGTTTACAGCGTAGATATCATAGGCTTCCCGGTAGTTCACAACGATCCAGAAGGCGTACAGTTTGGCCACACCATACGGAGAGCGCGGGTAAAACGGAGTCGTTTCGCTCTGCGGCACCTCCTGCACCTTTCCGTACAGTTCAGATGTGGATGCCTGGTAAAATTTGGTCTTTTTCTCCATGCCCAGCAGACGGATCGCCTCCAGCATCCGCATCGCGCCGAGGCCGTCCACGTCGGCCGTGTACTCCGGCGAATCGAATGAAACCTGCACATGGCTCTGCGCGGCCAGGTTATAAATTTCGTCCGGCTGCGTCTCCTGGATCAGTCTGATCAGGTTCGTGGCATCGGTCATATCGCCATAATGCATATAAAACGGCCGCCCGTTAAAATGCGGATCGGTATACATATGATCTACCCGCCCCGTGTTGAACGAGCTCGACCGCCGCTTGATCCCGTGAACGATATATCCCTTTTCAAGTAATAATTCAGCCAGGTAGGAGCCGTCCTGACCTGTGATTCCGGTTATTAATGCTGTTTTTTGCTTATTTGATGTCACGATAAAATGCTAAGGTTATTATTTTTTCGAAAATTATTGTCCGTACTGATGGGTAGAACTGTAGAGGGTTTTTGGGC
This DNA window, taken from Rhodohalobacter mucosus, encodes the following:
- a CDS encoding glycosyltransferase family 2 protein, with amino-acid sequence MRLKEPIAVRTQQWPDETEPLVSIACLTYNHEQFIRDAIEGFLNQETTFRVEILIHDDASSDQTPQKLYEYESEFPNLISVIYQEENQYSLGNHPEILNLDRVRGTYIALCEGDDYWTDPLKLQKQVRFLEAHPDYSACFGGFINYMVPDNRFGKETILSLNGNEGGFTFTLEEMKQAWMTKLMTAVFRTDVYRSFDLTTYRYYRDIHLFYHLIKDHKAYYFRENFGVYRIHPEGINSMQQGEVNSRAAYNCYRELHEQNHDEFTRLMRLKSTLGFFNYSLYNDVKGMSMKDKMLLYFEAVPLVRNFTELGWLVTAFVERRMKEVIKSGFR
- a CDS encoding DegT/DnrJ/EryC1/StrS family aminotransferase; this encodes MASMKKNTIQVTEPFLPPLEEYVEHLKSIWDRNRLTNDGPLVRELEQKLADRFEIDHVLLVSNGTIALQIAMQALELEGEIITTPFSYVATTSSIVWENCRPVFVDIDAETLNVDANKIEESITPLTTGIIATHVFGNPCDVETIEDISDRHGLKVIYDAAHCFGTTFKGTSIFARGDLSVTSFHATKIFQTVEGGAIFTNNPEMAARIELMRNFGHDGFGKFSGVGINGKNSEMHAAMGLCNLRYIDEVMEIRRNQCSYYSHVLDPVQDVGFQKIFRDSYVIPAYYPILFENEMQLLKVQNTLESAGISPRRYFYPSLNTLDYVSDAPAPVSEDIASRILCLPLYHTLTKENQDLIVAIIEKTLRSV
- a CDS encoding WbqC family protein, which gives rise to MTRLAVMQPYFLPYLGYFQLVQAAERFVIYDDVQYSKQSWFNRNRFLIDGKTQYFTIPVKSDSDFLDVREREVAPDFRQKREGILSRLEYAYRKAPCFDSVFPFIREIFGCNENNLYRFIRFSFDRVCERLGIDTEIITSSDIQSAKGLGGKERLYEICNAMEASRYINLPGGQKLYNRKEFGKRGVELLFLMPELPVYEQFNHDFIPGLSILDVMMFNSTETIQEMLGQYRLI
- the gmd gene encoding GDP-mannose 4,6-dehydratase, whose protein sequence is MTSNKQKTALITGITGQDGSYLAELLLEKGYIVHGIKRRSSSFNTGRVDHMYTDPHFNGRPFYMHYGDMTDATNLIRLIQETQPDEIYNLAAQSHVQVSFDSPEYTADVDGLGAMRMLEAIRLLGMEKKTKFYQASTSELYGKVQEVPQSETTPFYPRSPYGVAKLYAFWIVVNYREAYDIYAVNGILFNHESPRRGETFVTRKITRAAARIAEGQQEKLFLGNLNAKRDWGHAKDYVKGMWLMMQQEEPDDFVLATGETHTVRKMCDLAFKHAGIEIEWKGEGVDEKGINKATGKVIVEVDPQYFRPTEVDLLIGDPAKAKEKLGWDFDYDFEALVKEMVESDLEEVRKSVKV